In one window of Shewanella goraebulensis DNA:
- a CDS encoding efflux RND transporter periplasmic adaptor subunit — translation MKKLSQFTSFLLLTSAVISSTFINIAVAEDANEVSNTVIPRPVKVIQVDVGTEYRERFLPGEVKASDKAALSFRVAGEIAQILVRPGDPVEPGDILAILDSDIYQQQLAVAQAQYELAKVLFERNESLVEQGVVSRNDYDQAKSDYTIAQAALDKAKTDVTYTKLRAPYQGVISKRNKREFEFVQAQEEVMGIRTDSAADISFQLPEQFIGFLQKSDKSLSDIDNIEVKFDSRDQWYPARLKELNTVADPTTSSYTIILTLPMPNELNVLPGMSARVKVKLPARTADAHPKIPAGAVVKENQQAYVFTWSPADKRITKVPITLQGTRMMTGLNDGDWLVVAGASELEDGQAAVKWIKERGL, via the coding sequence ATGAAGAAACTCAGCCAGTTTACTTCTTTTTTATTGTTAACCTCCGCTGTTATTTCTAGCACCTTTATTAATATTGCCGTTGCCGAAGATGCCAACGAAGTCTCAAATACAGTGATCCCACGGCCAGTTAAAGTTATCCAAGTTGATGTTGGTACCGAATATCGTGAGCGTTTCTTACCCGGTGAAGTGAAAGCATCTGACAAAGCGGCATTATCTTTTAGAGTGGCTGGTGAGATTGCACAGATATTAGTGAGACCTGGAGACCCTGTTGAACCTGGCGATATTTTAGCTATTTTAGACAGTGATATATACCAGCAACAACTCGCAGTAGCGCAGGCACAGTATGAGTTGGCTAAAGTGTTATTTGAGCGAAATGAGTCACTGGTTGAACAGGGCGTGGTATCACGTAATGATTATGATCAAGCTAAAAGTGATTACACTATTGCACAAGCTGCATTAGACAAAGCCAAAACAGATGTCACTTACACTAAGCTCAGAGCGCCGTATCAAGGGGTGATATCTAAACGTAATAAGCGTGAATTTGAATTTGTACAAGCCCAAGAAGAAGTCATGGGCATTCGCACTGATTCTGCTGCAGATATTAGCTTCCAGTTACCTGAACAATTTATTGGTTTTCTGCAAAAATCGGATAAAAGTTTATCAGATATTGATAACATCGAAGTTAAATTTGATAGCCGCGATCAATGGTACCCAGCAAGGTTAAAAGAGTTAAATACTGTAGCTGACCCCACCACCAGTAGTTACACCATTATTCTGACATTACCTATGCCTAATGAGCTTAACGTTCTTCCAGGCATGTCCGCCCGGGTTAAAGTCAAACTCCCCGCTAGAACAGCTGATGCTCATCCTAAAATTCCTGCAGGTGCGGTAGTTAAAGAAAACCAGCAAGCCTATGTGTTTACTTGGTCACCTGCGGATAAACGGATCACCAAAGTACCAATCACACTGCAAGGCACAAGGATGATGACTGGTCTCAATGATGGCGACTGGCTAGTGGTGGCAGGGGCTTCAGAACTTGAAGATGGCCAAGCGGCTGTGAAATGGATTAAAGAGCGAGGCTTATAA
- the argR gene encoding transcriptional regulator ArgR, with amino-acid sequence MPATKNQDELVRTFKSILKEERFGSQSEIVNALQAEGFGNINQSKVSRMLSKFGAVRTRNAKQEMVYCLPAELGVPTAGSPVKNLVLDVDHNQAMIVVRTSPGAAQLIARLLDSIGKPEGILGTIAGDDTIFICPSSIKTIDDTLETVKSLFNYSE; translated from the coding sequence ATGCCAGCGACCAAGAATCAGGATGAACTCGTTAGAACGTTTAAGTCGATACTAAAGGAAGAGCGCTTTGGAAGCCAAAGTGAGATAGTTAATGCGCTGCAGGCGGAAGGGTTTGGCAATATCAACCAATCAAAAGTTTCGCGTATGCTAAGCAAGTTCGGTGCTGTTCGTACTCGTAATGCCAAGCAAGAAATGGTGTATTGTTTACCTGCTGAGTTAGGTGTGCCTACTGCAGGTAGCCCAGTCAAAAACTTAGTGTTAGACGTTGATCATAACCAAGCTATGATAGTGGTTCGCACCAGCCCGGGCGCTGCACAGTTAATCGCTCGTTTGCTAGACTCAATAGGTAAGCCTGAAGGAATTTTAGGTACCATTGCCGGAGATGACACAATTTTCATCTGTCCATCTAGCATTAAGACTATTGATGATACGCTTGAAACGGTTAAGTCACTTTTTAACTATAGTGAGTAG
- a CDS encoding SDR family NAD(P)-dependent oxidoreductase, whose protein sequence is MLKPVNSAVIIGSSSGIANAIVDELIEDVDIEQIITISQNENSNLSGNHGNDINHVHKVCNYSAQSIANVCQNLSSIKGYLVKVFICNGRLHSVNTEDETAISPEKRLEEINPESMQALFHSNAIVPMLWLQQLATVVNSKQNCVISVLSARVGSISDNHLGGWYSYRASKAALNMLLKTTAIEYARRAKNVKLIAFHPGTTDTELSKPFQANVPEGKLFTAGFVAKQLMKTHQQLVFDCKAEFLDWQGKTINW, encoded by the coding sequence GTGCTAAAGCCCGTCAATTCTGCCGTAATCATTGGTTCATCTTCCGGCATTGCCAATGCCATCGTTGATGAACTTATTGAGGATGTTGATATAGAGCAGATCATAACCATTAGCCAAAATGAGAACAGTAACCTCAGCGGAAACCACGGCAATGACATCAATCACGTACACAAGGTTTGTAATTATTCAGCGCAAAGCATTGCCAATGTTTGCCAAAATTTATCATCAATCAAAGGCTACTTGGTCAAAGTGTTTATTTGCAATGGCAGACTGCATTCTGTAAATACTGAAGATGAAACCGCAATAAGCCCAGAAAAGCGCTTAGAAGAAATAAATCCTGAATCAATGCAGGCTTTGTTTCACTCAAACGCCATAGTACCCATGCTGTGGTTGCAACAGTTAGCGACTGTGGTTAATAGCAAACAAAATTGTGTTATCAGTGTATTAAGTGCCAGAGTGGGCAGTATTAGTGACAACCATTTAGGTGGGTGGTATAGCTACCGCGCATCAAAAGCTGCCTTGAATATGTTACTTAAAACCACAGCGATTGAATATGCTCGCAGGGCCAAAAACGTCAAACTCATTGCCTTTCATCCAGGTACTACCGATACCGAGCTATCTAAACCTTTTCAAGCAAATGTACCTGAAGGTAAATTATTCACAGCAGGATTTGTCGCTAAACAATTAATGAAGACTCATCAACAACTGGTCTTTGATTGCAAAGCTGAATTTTTAGATTGGCAAGGAAAAACGATTAACTGGTAA
- the mdh gene encoding malate dehydrogenase produces the protein MKVAVLGAAGGIGQALALLLKTQLPAGSKLSLYDIAPVTPGVAVDLSHIPTDVEVAGFAGEDPTPALVDADVVLISAGVARKPGMDRSDLFNINAGIVRNLIEKVAATCPKALIGVITNPVNTTVAIAAEVLKKAGVYDKNRLFGVTTLDVIRSETFIADLKGLNVADVNINVIGGHSGVTILPLLSQVEGVSFTDEEVAALTTRIQNAGTEVVEAKAGGGSATLSMGQAACRFGLSLVRGLQGEANVVECAYVDGGSEHAEFFAQPVVLGKNGVEKVLAYGEVSAFEANARDAMLDTLKGDINLGVEFVK, from the coding sequence ATGAAAGTAGCTGTACTTGGTGCTGCTGGCGGTATTGGCCAGGCCCTAGCTTTACTATTAAAAACTCAACTTCCAGCAGGCTCAAAGTTGTCTCTGTATGACATTGCTCCTGTTACTCCAGGTGTTGCTGTTGATTTAAGCCACATCCCAACAGACGTTGAAGTGGCTGGTTTTGCAGGTGAAGATCCAACTCCTGCACTAGTTGATGCTGATGTTGTTCTTATTTCAGCAGGTGTTGCACGTAAGCCTGGTATGGATCGTTCAGATCTTTTCAATATCAATGCTGGTATCGTACGTAACCTCATTGAAAAAGTAGCAGCAACTTGTCCTAAAGCCTTAATAGGTGTGATCACAAACCCAGTGAACACAACGGTTGCTATCGCTGCAGAAGTGCTTAAAAAAGCAGGTGTTTACGATAAGAATCGTTTATTCGGTGTGACTACACTGGATGTTATCCGCTCTGAAACTTTCATCGCAGATCTTAAAGGTCTAAACGTTGCTGACGTTAACATTAACGTTATTGGCGGCCACAGTGGTGTGACTATTCTTCCACTTCTTTCACAGGTTGAAGGCGTAAGCTTTACTGATGAAGAAGTTGCAGCACTGACTACACGCATTCAGAATGCTGGTACAGAAGTTGTTGAAGCTAAAGCGGGTGGCGGTAGTGCGACACTTTCAATGGGTCAAGCGGCATGCCGTTTCGGTCTATCTTTAGTACGCGGCCTACAAGGTGAAGCAAACGTTGTTGAATGTGCATACGTAGATGGCGGCAGCGAACATGCTGAATTCTTCGCACAGCCTGTAGTATTAGGTAAAAACGGCGTAGAAAAAGTATTAGCTTACGGTGAAGTAAGTGCTTTTGAAGCGAATGCTCGTGATGCAATGCTTGATACATTAAAAGGCGATATCAACCTAGGTGTTGAATTCGTTAAATAA
- a CDS encoding thiol-disulfide oxidoreductase DCC family protein has protein sequence MELRIFYDSACPLCSNEMQQLKKHDRLHKIELADLNQEGFEQKYPHIDLAVANSILHAETNTGEILRGLDVTAKAWALTGKHKWIQLLRLPCIKPFADVAYRGFAKNRYKISYLLTGQQRCETGSCNLK, from the coding sequence ATGGAGTTACGTATTTTTTATGATAGCGCTTGTCCATTGTGTAGCAATGAGATGCAGCAGCTTAAGAAGCACGACCGCCTACACAAAATTGAGCTTGCTGATTTAAACCAAGAAGGCTTCGAGCAAAAGTATCCTCATATCGATCTTGCAGTTGCCAATTCTATTTTGCACGCAGAAACCAATACAGGTGAAATATTACGTGGCCTTGACGTTACCGCCAAAGCTTGGGCATTAACGGGTAAACATAAATGGATACAACTACTGAGGTTACCTTGTATTAAACCCTTTGCCGATGTGGCATATCGTGGCTTTGCCAAAAACCGGTATAAAATATCTTACTTATTAACCGGTCAACAACGCTGCGAAACTGGCAGTTGTAACCTAAAATAA